CACCATAAAATGGGGCGCTGTAGCATctgcggcgggggcggggcggggcagggcgggcgggggcgggcgggggggggacGGCGGCTAGGAAATGTCCCCAGAGAAGCACCTGCGGTCTTCTCCGCCGCCTCCCGCGTCCTGCCCAGGCCCCCGAGGCGTAAGGAGACCCCGGGCGCGCAGGGAAGGGCGCCAGCATCCGCTCTCCTCTTGCACTCTGGCGGAGACCCCCCTCGAAGCCGTCCCGGCTCCCTCCACACTGCCCTAGCCGACCGCGTGAGGGCGTGCCCTGTGTTAGTTCGAACAAATTAAAGCGCGTCTAGCGGGCAGGCCAGGGCCCCCCCGGACGCGGTCTGGCCTTGGGGGCCCGTGGACCACTCTTGGCTGACTGCCGCCGAGCTCCGGGCCGCGGGGCCTCCCCGGGGGCCCGCGCTATTCGGCCCTAAACGGGGTGCCCCCCTCCTCTCGCGCTCCCGCAGCCTAGGGTGCGCCCCTCCGTTCCCCTCTGCCGAGCCCTCCCTGGGCGCGGGCCGCCTCTCCGCCACGCCGCAGGCTCGGGCCCTGTCCGGGGCGCACGGCGGCGGGTGCGGCGGCGCCGGGGAGGCGCGGTCTGGGAAGCCAGCGGCCGGGGAAGGGGCTCCAAGAAGCACAAGTTGGCGCTGGCCCCGGACCAGGCTGTTGTTGTTCTCAACGTGGTCCGCCATAGAGCCATAAAAGCGGAGCGGGGCGCCCTCCTCGCCAGAGCCCAGCGCGCACGCCCAACGAGCTCTGGCGGAGGCGGCGACGCTCGCGAGGCCGACTAAACCCGCTCCGGCTACCTCGCGTCGGACTCCTGCGCTCCGGCCGACCCCGCGCCGGCCCCGGCTCGGGACCCCCGCTCCGGCCGGCccggcccccaccccagccctgccgcCCGGCCCCAGGCACGGCCGCGGCCGCTCCCGCCTGGAGCCGCCGCGCGCCCCCAGCCCCCCGGCGCCCCCGCGGCCCCTCGCCTTTCTCTTCCCGGCGCGGCCCCCGGGCTTCCGCGCCCCGCCCGCCACCAACCCGCTCGCCACCATGTCTGTGGAGCTGGAGGAGGCCCTGCCGCTAACGACCGCCGAGGGGGCGGCCAAGAAGGCGGCCAAGGCCGGCGGCTCGACCTCGCTGTCCCCGtccaaaaaaaggaagaatagcaAGAAGAAGAACCAACCAGGAAAATACAGCCAGCTGGTGGTGGAGACCATCCGCCGACTGGGCGAGCGCAACGGCTCGTCGCTGGCCAAGATCTACGCGGAGGCCAAGAAGGTGGCATGGTTCGACCAGCAAAACGGGCGCACCTACCTCAAGTATTCCATCAAGGCGCTGGTGCAGAACGATACGCTGCTGCAGGTGAAGGGCACCGGCGCCAACGGTTCCTTCAAGCTCAACCGCAAGAAGCTGGAGGGCGGCGGGGAGCGGCGCGGAGCCCCGGCGCCCGCCTCCGCCCCGGCGCCTGCTGCGCATAAGGCCAAGAAGGCGGCCCCGAGCGCGGCCCCTGCGCGGCGCGCGGACAAGAAGCCCGCCAAGGGCCCGCAGCCCGAGAAGCGCTCGCACAAGAAGGGTGCCGCCTCCAAGAAGGACAAAGGCAGCAAGGCCAAGAAGGCGGCAGCCGCGGGCGGCAAGAAGGTGAAGAAGGCGGCCAAGCCCAGCGTGCCCAAAGTGCCCAAGGGCCGCAAGTGAACGCGGGGCCCCGGCGCCCGCTTTTCCACCCCGACTGCACGTAGGTTTTGCGCGGGGCACCGGCCCGGGCCGCCGTGCGCGCTCCGACTTCACGGGACCCGGGCCCGCACTGGCCTGCCCATCCCCCGCGTGGGagcgtttttttgtttgctttagatTTTTGAAACGGCCCTGGCGATGCTCCTATTGGCTCTCGCCCTTGGCAACGGGTGTCGCCTTGGTTACCGGGCCCCGAAGGCCGCGCCGCGCCTGCGCGCGAGGACGCGACGGCCGCTCAGTTCTTCCCGCCCCTTTCCGGGCGCGCGCCGAGCAATCGCGCGGGGCGCGGGGCCGCGCGGCGCTCTTTTTTCTCGTCGCCGTTTTTGGGGCACAATAAATTGGGCACAATAAATTGTTTAAACCTTTGAACCGCTCTTGTTTTCTTCCGAGTGGAGTAGGGTTGGGCGCGGCCGCCACGGGGCTTGGGCTGGACGGGGGGCGGGTCCCCAGCATCCCGGATCCGTTAGAGGTGCAGGCCCGGAGCCCAGC
The DNA window shown above is from Phocoena phocoena chromosome 10, mPhoPho1.1, whole genome shotgun sequence and carries:
- the H1-10 gene encoding histone H1.10, giving the protein MSVELEEALPLTTAEGAAKKAAKAGGSTSLSPSKKRKNSKKKNQPGKYSQLVVETIRRLGERNGSSLAKIYAEAKKVAWFDQQNGRTYLKYSIKALVQNDTLLQVKGTGANGSFKLNRKKLEGGGERRGAPAPASAPAPAAHKAKKAAPSAAPARRADKKPAKGPQPEKRSHKKGAASKKDKGSKAKKAAAAGGKKVKKAAKPSVPKVPKGRK